GTGAAAAACAAAGTTTTATTGACAGCTGCGGTAACAGGTGCGGGTGATACTACAAAAATCAATGAACATGTACCTGTAACGCCAAAAGAAATTGCGGAATCAGCAATTGCTTCTGCAAAAGCAGGTGCAACGGTTGCACATGTGCATGCACGTGATCCAGAAACAGGCGGAATTAGCCATAATATCGAACACTACCGTGAAATCGTTGATCGGATTAGAGATTCTGAAACCGATGTTGTGATCAATATTACAGCAGGCGGCGGCGGAGACTTTATCCCAAGTCTTGATACACCCGCAGCCGGAGGAGATGGGACTTGGATTCAAACGCCTGATGAACGTCATGCTCCGGTTGGCCAATTACTTCCGGAAATGTGTACGCTTGACTGCGGAAGTGTAAACTTTGGCAATATGATTTATCTTAGTCCGACAGATTGGCTTAGACAACATGCAAAGCTTATTCAGGAAAGTGGTGTGAAACCAGAGCTGGAATGCTTTGACACAGGTCATCTGCGTTTCGCCAAACAATTAATAGATGAGGGGTTAATCGATGGAGATCCGATGTTCCAGTTTTGTCTTGGTATCCCATGGGGAGCGGAAGCAGATGTAGAAACAATCACGTACTTCAAAAATCGTCTCCCTGAGAATGCATATTGGTCTGCGTTTGGGATTGGCCGCATGCAATTACCAATTGCGATGCAAACAGCCATGTTAGGCGGCAACATTCGCGTTGGTTTAGAAGATAATTTATATCTTACAAGAGGTGTACCTGCAACGAACGAACAACTTGTCGATAAGGCTGTTGAAATGTTACACACGAATGGGATTGAAGTGATGTCACCTGAAGAGGCGCGGGTCCAATTTGGTTTGAGAAATTCGCACGGAGGAAATCAATCATGAATTCACCAATTAAAGAAGTTGAGAAACTAGCCGTCATCGGAACTGGTGTCATTGGGAATGGTTGGATTGCCCGTTTTTTAGCAATGGGATACGACGTTGTTGCCTTTGATCTTGCTGAGGATGCGGCAGAGAGAACACGTGTAGCTGTGGAACGTGCATGGCCTTCCTTAGAAGAAATGGGGCTTGGGGAAGGTGCATCAACTTCGCGGGTTACTTTTGTATCGACAATTGAAGAGGCTGTCAAAGATGCAGATTTGATCCAAGAAAATGTACCAGAAAGAGAAGAACTAAAGAAGAATGTGTTAAAAAACATTGATCAATACGCAAAGCCAGAAGCAATTATTGCATCGAGTACATCGGGAATTAAACCGAGTACATTACAAGAAGGATTACAACATCCAGCACGATTAATTGTGGCACACCCATTTAATCCAGTTTATATTTTGCCGCTCGTTGAACTGGTCGGCGGCGGGGCGACAACGCCATCGATTATGGAACGGGCAAATCAGTTTTACCAATCGATTGCGATGAAGCCACTGATTATTCAAAAAGAAATTGAAGGCCATGTCGCGGATCGTTTAATGGAAGCACTTTGGCGCGAATCTTTACATTTAGTAAACGATGGTATTGCAACGACTGAAGAAATCGATGCTGCGATTATTTACGGGGCCGGTTTACGCTGGGCGCAAATGGGACCATTTTTGACATTCCATTTAGCCGGCGGCGATAAAGGAATGCGTCATATGCTGGAGCAGTTTGGTCCTGCACTTAAGCTGCCATGGACAAAATTAGAGGCACCTGAATTGACCAATGACTTAAAAGAAAAAGTGATTACGGGATGTGAAGTTCACGCAGGAGATGTGCCAATCGCTGAATTAGAAGTGAAGCGTAACGAGTTTTTAGTAAAATTACTAGATTTAGTTGAAGAGTATTGGCATGTGCCGAATAAAATTAAGCAGAAACGTAAAGAGGGAGCATAAAAATGGAACACACAACATTTAACTATGAAGACCATGTACGTTCTGAGTGGGTAGATTATAACGGTCATATGAACGATGCAGCTTATGCACAAGCTTTTAGTTTAGCAGTAGATGCGTTCATGGATTATATCGCGCTAGATGAAAAAGGCCGAAATAAGCACGCATATACAATTTTCACATTAGAAACGCACTTATGCTACTTACGCGAGGCGAATGAGGGAGAAAAAATATATGTTACGTCGCAACTACTAGATGTGGATGAAAAACGTCTTCACATATTTTTCGTAATGAAGAATAGCGGCGATGACGTCGTTTCGACGAGTGAACAAATGCTCATGGGAATTGATACGACGCACGGAAAAGCGGCGCCGTTTCCGAAAGCGGTTGCAGCAATCATTGAAAAACTATGGAAAGCGGATAAACAATTAGAAACTCCGAAACAAGTGGGAAGAAAGATTGCTATTAGGCGATAGGCTGTTGTTGATTTAAATCTTTAAATATATGAGGTTGCAGTAAATAATCTGAAGAACTTATTTGAGGCTTGCAAGAATGCTCAGAGCATCCGGAAATCGGGGAACGTTAATATGGTATACTATAAAAGGAGGGGATTTCGGTTGGCGTAAATCAATCCGAATTTTTGGTTTAAACAGGTTGTTAGCCATTATGTTGGATCGAATTACGCATAACTTAGGGAAAAAATATAAAATAAAAGGAAGATAGTTTTGAAGAAATTTTCATTGAGTATGATGATTGTATTACTATTAGGATTCCTAGCCGGTTGTGCTTCAGATGGAGGCGAAAAAGATACAACCGCAAATCAAAAGATTACATTTGGCGTAACGCCTTGGACAAGCACAATTCCACCGACAAAAATCGCAAGTCTCATTATTCAAGATATGGGATATAATGTGGAGGAAATTAGTGCGGATGCAACTAACGTCTTCATAGGTCTTTCGCGTGGTGACATTGATGTGTTTATGGATTCTTGGCTACCTCTACATGATAACCTATTAGAAAAATATGCAGATCAAATAGAAGATACTGCAACCAGCTATGCCGACGTCGAGACTGGATTGGTTGTTCCCGCATATATGGAAGATATTAATTCAATCAGTGACTTAAAGGGAAACGAAAATTTATTTAATCATGAAGTATATGGCATTGAAAGCGGTGCCAATGTAACTGGCATCATTAATGAGCTGATTGAAGGTTATGAATTAGATTTAACCCAAGTGAATTCATCTGAGGGCGGTATGCTTGCCCAGGCAAAACGTTCTATAGAAAATGAGGATCCTGTTAGTTTTTTCGGATGGCGTCCACATACAATGTTTAATAAATATGACCTTAAAGTATTAAGTGACGAGCAAAATTTCTTTGAAAAAGCGGCTGTTCATGTAATTACGAATAATGAACTAAAAGAAAATGCGCCAGACGTCCATGAGTTTTTAACTAATTGGAACATATCAATCGATGATGTTGAAGAAATGATTGTAAAAATTGAGGACGAAGGTGCAGATCCAGAAGAAGTTGCACGTGAGTGGATTGACAATAATCAAGACAAAGTAAACGAAATGCTAGGAAAATAAGGTAGATAAGAGCCTTGTGTTGACTGACATAAATTGTCGTCAGCACGAGGCTTTTTTTATTGAAAACTTGTAAAAGATGATTGTAAAATTGTTATGCCCCCAGGTCCGCCATCTAATAGTGAATAAGTATACTTTATATTTGAGTAATCTGAAAAACTTCTTGATGAAATTGTAAGTGTTATTAGGTAATATAGCTCTTCTTGTAAAGAATTTATGACAGTTAAATTAATAGTATGGTAAAATAGGCATATGCATATTAGACTGTTTATTTCAGTAGGATAAAGAGTAACAGGTTCACATACGACACGAATAGGGGGACAGTGATGCAGAGAATAAACGTCAATCGAAAAGAAAGCGGTTTGACACTTATAGAGGTTTTGGCATCCATTGTGATTTTGTCCATTGTACTTATTAGTTTTTCAAGTTTATTATTACAATCTACCAAACATACAAAATACAATAAAGAAAAACTGACAGCTGTGCAAGTAGCAGAGGAGATTGTTGCAGAAGTTCGAAGTGGAAATTACCAACAGTCGACAACAATTATAGGAAGCGCTGGAAAAAGGTATGAAGGTTACAAAATAGCGATTGAGATAGACAATGGACCGGCAGACTTGAAAAAAGCGCTAATCACAGTGACATCTCTTCCTGAAACAGGCATGAAAAAGTCTTCCTTCACAACTGAAATGTATTTTGATTCTGATGAGGTTTCGTCATGAGAAATGAAAAAGGTATAACCCTAATTGAACTTCTTGCCGTACTTGCAATTATTGGCTTACTCACAACCCTGATTGCTTCAGTTTTAATGAACGGAATGAATGCATCTGACCGGAGTACGACAAATCAAAGGTTGCAGCAAGAAGCAAATTATATAACTGAAACGATTCGAAATGAATATTTGAAGCAAGAACCAAAATTGATTGAATTTATGATTGATAACGACGAAAAATCCTTGAAAATGAACGGTATAATTATTTCAGAGGGCTATACGTATTGTCATGGCGATGATTGCGACGATGAACAAAAGTTGGAAGATGAGCAAGGGTTCACTATTAATAAAAGTATTAATCATGATTTTAAACTTGAACTTAGAAAAGAAACCTTGTCTTATAAAATTGGAACGACATATAGTAAACTTCGCTAAGGAGGGAAGGTAGATGATTAATAGAAAGGATGAGCGAGGCAGTACATTGTTGATAGTCCTGCTACTAGTCGCCGTATTTTCAATTCTTGGAATAGGTCTGCTTTCTATGAACATCTCCGCTTCAAAGCAGTTTAATAAAAAAGAAGAACAAGTGCAGGCGAGGCATTTAGCGGAGATGGGGGTCTTGCATTATCAGGCTATGATAAGTGATATGGTTAATGATATTAAATTTAAAAAGTACTATGACTCAGACGGGAATTATTTAAAAGATAAATCGGAAAGAGAGTATAAACAAGCTGTTTGCAATGCTGCAAATATAGGTGATGTGAATAGTGATGACCTAGAAATTGGAGCTTACTTTGTTGAGAGAGATGCTAGTAAAAATATTGTGTGTGGAGACATTCAATCGGATACAGAATATCTGATTATGTACATAAAAAGTACAGGAGAAGTTAGCAAGGATACAAAGTCATCTAAAGAGGTTGAAGCGGAAATAATGCTTTCATCTTCAAGGATAAGCGGAGATCAAGAAAATGAAAAGAATCAGCCGCCAACAGGTGACGGGGTTGAGGAGTATGATTATTTTATAGTAAGAAAAGGAGAACATCTATCAATAGCTAATCATGTATATGTCACTGGTAATTTGAATATAGACAGCGGTGGTGGAAAAAATTTTAGTTTTTTAAGGGTGAGAAAGAACTTACATGTAGCAAGGGATATTGGTTTTAATAATCATGCGTGTATAGTAGTTGAAGGTGATTTGAGAGTAGATGGAGATATAGATATAAAAAACAAAAATAATGCTACGATAGTTGTTTTTGGTGATGCTTATTTTGGAAATAAGCTAAAATCTAAGAGTAGTGAAGTTATATAT
This window of the Sporosarcina ureilytica genome carries:
- a CDS encoding 3-keto-5-aminohexanoate cleavage protein, which gives rise to MKNKVLLTAAVTGAGDTTKINEHVPVTPKEIAESAIASAKAGATVAHVHARDPETGGISHNIEHYREIVDRIRDSETDVVINITAGGGGDFIPSLDTPAAGGDGTWIQTPDERHAPVGQLLPEMCTLDCGSVNFGNMIYLSPTDWLRQHAKLIQESGVKPELECFDTGHLRFAKQLIDEGLIDGDPMFQFCLGIPWGAEADVETITYFKNRLPENAYWSAFGIGRMQLPIAMQTAMLGGNIRVGLEDNLYLTRGVPATNEQLVDKAVEMLHTNGIEVMSPEEARVQFGLRNSHGGNQS
- a CDS encoding type IV pilus modification PilV family protein, with amino-acid sequence MQRINVNRKESGLTLIEVLASIVILSIVLISFSSLLLQSTKHTKYNKEKLTAVQVAEEIVAEVRSGNYQQSTTIIGSAGKRYEGYKIAIEIDNGPADLKKALITVTSLPETGMKKSSFTTEMYFDSDEVSS
- a CDS encoding glycine betaine ABC transporter substrate-binding protein; translated protein: MKKFSLSMMIVLLLGFLAGCASDGGEKDTTANQKITFGVTPWTSTIPPTKIASLIIQDMGYNVEEISADATNVFIGLSRGDIDVFMDSWLPLHDNLLEKYADQIEDTATSYADVETGLVVPAYMEDINSISDLKGNENLFNHEVYGIESGANVTGIINELIEGYELDLTQVNSSEGGMLAQAKRSIENEDPVSFFGWRPHTMFNKYDLKVLSDEQNFFEKAAVHVITNNELKENAPDVHEFLTNWNISIDDVEEMIVKIEDEGADPEEVAREWIDNNQDKVNEMLGK
- a CDS encoding 3-hydroxyacyl-CoA dehydrogenase NAD-binding domain-containing protein produces the protein MNSPIKEVEKLAVIGTGVIGNGWIARFLAMGYDVVAFDLAEDAAERTRVAVERAWPSLEEMGLGEGASTSRVTFVSTIEEAVKDADLIQENVPEREELKKNVLKNIDQYAKPEAIIASSTSGIKPSTLQEGLQHPARLIVAHPFNPVYILPLVELVGGGATTPSIMERANQFYQSIAMKPLIIQKEIEGHVADRLMEALWRESLHLVNDGIATTEEIDAAIIYGAGLRWAQMGPFLTFHLAGGDKGMRHMLEQFGPALKLPWTKLEAPELTNDLKEKVITGCEVHAGDVPIAELEVKRNEFLVKLLDLVEEYWHVPNKIKQKRKEGA
- a CDS encoding type II secretion system protein — encoded protein: MRNEKGITLIELLAVLAIIGLLTTLIASVLMNGMNASDRSTTNQRLQQEANYITETIRNEYLKQEPKLIEFMIDNDEKSLKMNGIIISEGYTYCHGDDCDDEQKLEDEQGFTINKSINHDFKLELRKETLSYKIGTTYSKLR
- a CDS encoding thioesterase family protein, producing the protein MEHTTFNYEDHVRSEWVDYNGHMNDAAYAQAFSLAVDAFMDYIALDEKGRNKHAYTIFTLETHLCYLREANEGEKIYVTSQLLDVDEKRLHIFFVMKNSGDDVVSTSEQMLMGIDTTHGKAAPFPKAVAAIIEKLWKADKQLETPKQVGRKIAIRR